CGAGGGCGTGATGTCGAAGCGCACGGCCGGCGCCGCCGCGCCGCCGGAGAAGAACAGGTCCCGGATGGCCGCCGCGCGCTGAAACTGCGCGACATCGGCCTGGGAGACGGGCGCCGGCACGCCGTTCGCCGCCTGCGGCCGCCACACCGTGCCGGAGGTGTCCACATAGGGCTTGAGCTGCGTGTTGAAGAAGCCGTCGATCAGCCCGCCCGGCGCGAAGAGCTTGCCGAAATCGTCCAGCGGCGTCTCCTGGCTGCTGCCCGGCGCGAAGGGGAAGCGCCCGTTCACCGCCACGGGGCAGAGCGCCGCCGGGCCGCCCGCGCCGTTATAGGCGGCCGCCACCTGCTGCCGGGCGCCGCCGCCGCGCAGCACGTTGCCGCTGCCGGCCATGGCGAGGAGCCAGCGCGCGATCGGCTGCGGCTGCCGCTGCGCCTCCGCCCGCAGCGCCAGCGTCGGGTCCGGCCCCGGCGGGGTGGCGGGCGCGGCGTTGCCGATCGGCGCCGCCGCCAGCTTCGCCAGCTGCTGCTGCAGGTCGTTCAGAAGCTTCAGCAATTGGCCGATCGGCGCCCCCGCCCCGCCCGCGACGAGGTCGCGCAGGGCCTGGTAGCGCCGGTCGATCTCCGTGCCGGGCGGCAGGGCCGGGGCCGCGCCGGGCTGCGCGCCGCCGAGCACGGCCGTCACGCGCGACGCCTCCCCCGCCGCCGCGTTCGCCGCGCCCTGGGCGCGATTGGCCAGATCCGCCACCGCGCCCGCCACGCCGGGCGCCGGGGGCGGCGGCTCGGAAAGGGTGACCTGCCGGGCGATCGATTCCAGCAGGGCCTTCATCGGCGATTGCGGCGAGGAGAGGATGTAGAGGTCCTGCGAGGCCTGGGTGAGGCTGCGGAGCGGCACCACGTCCAGGTCCTGCAGCATCGCGTCCCAGGCCGCCGCGTAATCGGCGACGTAGAGGGCGACCACCGCCCCTTCCAGCTGCTGCAGCTGCGGCCCGGCGAGGTTCACCTCCGCGTTGGTGCCGAGGACCCAGCTCTCCGAGGCCACCTCCCGCACCGCGCCCGTCAGCGCGGGCAGCAGCACGCGGTGGAAGCCGGCGAGGGTAAAGAAGCCCGGCACGCCGGCATTCAGTGGCTGGCCGGAAGGGCGCACGAAGACGCTCTGCCCCGCCGCGCCCAGCGCCTCGGAGGGCCGCCAGGGCGGCAGCGCCTGGGCGGCGGCCGAGGGCTTGATACGGGAGTAGACGCGCGCCGCCAGCGGCACTCGGCTGAAGGTCGCCCGCGCCTGCGCCACCAGCTCCCCGTCCAGGGCCACCTGCGGCAGCGGGCCCTCCAGCAGCCGATCCAGGTGCTCCCGCAGGCTCGCCAGGACGGGGGCGTTGAAGGCGCCGGGATAGGTGTTACGCCAGTCCACCGCCATCCATTCCCGCACCAGGGCGCGGTCCAGCGGCCCCTGGTTGCCGAGCATGAGGTAGACGCGGGAGGCCTCATAGAGGAAATCCGGCCGCGTCAGGTTGCCGCGCATCTGCGCTTCCAGCCGCCAGATCATGCGCGGCAGCAGGGCGTGGTTCAGCGCGTGGCGGTACACCACCTCCGCCCCGGATTCGAGCTTGGCGCGCTGCGAGAGGCCGAAGGTGGCGATCCCGCCCTCCGGCATCCCATCGGGCCGGGAGAGCTTGCGCGCGCTGTCGAGCAGCGTCAGCAGACGCGGCAGGTCGGCATCCGCGACGGGGTCGAGCGGCAGCCGCGTGGCCCCGGCCTCGTACTCCGCCAGCGCCTTCGCGGTGGCGTCCAGCTCCGCCTGCCCTTCGGCGCGGCCCGCCATCATCCAGGCGCCGGCCAGCACCGCGACGAGCAGCAGGGAGGCGAAGGAGGCCGCGCGGACGAGGAAGCGGCGGCGCCGGACCTGCGGCGGCTCGCTCCCCAGCATCGCCTCGCCGAAGATCACGCCGGTGAGGAGCCGGTGCAGGAAGTAGCTGCGGCCGCGCTCCGGCCGCAGGCTCGCGGCGCGCTGCTGGTCGATGCCGAAGGAGCGGGCGATGGTGCCCGCCAGCCGGTCGATCGGCGTCCCCTCCTGCGTGCCGGAGGTGAGATAGACGCCGCGCAGCATCGGCGCGGGATCCATGCGGGAACCGCCGAAGGCCTCCGTCAGGAAGCCCATCACCGGCTGCTCCAGCGAGGCCACCTGGGCGGGGAAGCCCGCGATCAGCGCGCGGCGCTCCGGGCTGCGCTCCGCCTGCAGCCGCGCGAGGAGGCGGTCGTTCAGCCGCTCCACCAGCAGCCGCAGCTCTGCGGCAAACCCCTCGGCCGGGCCGGTGCCCGCGGGCTTGCGGGAACCCCTGGAGCCGTCGCCATAGGTGAAGGTGGCACCCCAGACCTGCTCCCGCCGCTCGCGGTCCAGGTCGTCGAAGAACTCGGTGAAGCCCGCCAGCAGGTCCGCCTTCGTCAGCAGGGCATAGACCGGCAGGCGGACGGCGAGCTTCTCCTCCAACTCCTTGATACGCCGGCGGATGGCGCGGGCATGGGCGATCCGCTCCTCCGCCGGGGCGGCCGCGATGTCGCTGAGGGAGATCGCGACGATTACCCCGTTCAGCGGCTGGCGCGGCCGGGTGCGGCGCAGCAGGGCCAGGAAGCCCTCCCACCCCGCGCGGTCCACCTCCGCGTTGGAATCCTGGGTGGTGTAGCGGCCGGCAGTGTCGATCAGCACCGCCTCCTCCGTGAACCACCAGTCGCACATGCGGGTGCCGCCGACGCCGGCCACGGCGCCCTGCCCCATCTCCGCCGCCAGCGGGAACTTCAGCCCGGCGTTCAGCAGGGCGGTCGTCTTGCCCGCGCCCGGCGGGCCGATGATGGCGTACCAGGGCTGCTCGTAGAGGTAGCCGCGCGTGCCCCGGGCCTTCCTCAGCAGCGCCATGGCCTCCGAGAGGCGCTCGCCGAGCGCCGCCACCTCCTCCGCCCGCTCCTGCCCGCGCGCGCTCGCGACGGGCGCGGCGATCCCCACGGCCAGTTCCGTGTCCCGCCGCCGGCGCCGCCGGGTGATCAGGAGATTCGTGACCGCCCAGACCAGCAGCATCGCCAGGATGATGGCGGCGCGCGGGATCGGGTCCTCCAGCCAGGACAGCAGCGGGCCGAAGAGCCAGACGAGGATGGCGAGGAGCGCGACGCCGACGAAGCTCAACACCCAGCGCCAGGGGAAGCGACTCAGGAAGGCCATGGCCTCAGCCTCCGGTCCGCTGCAGCACGATCTCGATCCGCCTGTTCTGCTCCCGCCCCTCCGCCGTGGTGTTCGGCGCGATCGGATCGGCATCCGCCCGCCCCTCGACGGCCAGCCGCCCGGGATCGCCCGCCGCCTCCCCCACGATGGCCGCCGCGGTGCGGGCGCGGGCGGTGGAGAGCTGGAAGTTGGAGGGGAAGGCCACGGTGCGGATCGGCTGGTTGTCGGTGTAGCCGATCACCTGCGCCGGCCCCGGCTCCGTCTTCAGCGCTTCGCCGATGCGCACCAGCACGGGCCGGAAGTTCGCCTGCACAGTGGCGCTGCCGGAGGGGAACATGCCGCGGTTCCTGATCCGGATCACCGGCGTGGCCGCGGTGCCGGTGACCGTCACCAGCCCCTCCGCGATCTCGGGCGCCAGGAAGGTCTTCAGCCGGTCCAGCGCGGTGGGCTGGTTGGAGGGCGGCGGCGGGGGCGGCGGCTGCACGATGGCGGCGCGGGAGATGGCGGGCATCGTCGCGGGCGGCGCGGCCAGCATCCGGGCGTAGAGGTCGTCCGACGCCGCGTTCAGCCCGCCGGAGGTCCAGATGAACAGCCCGCCCAGCGCGGCGAGCGCCGCCGCGCCCGCGACCCAGAGCGGCACCCGCATCCGCGCGGCGCGGTAGGGCGCGGAGACCCCGGCGGTGTGCGGCGCCAGCTCGGCCGAGGCGGCCGCCCGGTGCTTCGCGATGATCGCGTAGGTCTCCTCCCGCACCGGCTCGATCCCGGCCGGCACGTGCGGCGCGCGCCGGTACTTGCCGATGAAGCCGAGCGACATGCAGAGGTACATCAGCTCGATCACCGGCAGGAAGCGGCCGGGATTGTCGTTCATCTGCTTCAGCAGGTCGAAGAAGCGCTCGCCGCTCCGCACCTCCTGGTGGAAGGTGGACACGATGGAGCGCTCCGCCCAGCCGCCGCTGCCGCCCCAGGGGGTGGCGAGCACCACGTCGTCCAGCGTGGCGCAGAGCGCGTAGTGCGCGGGCCGCAGCTGCTCCAGCGGGATGCCGGCCCCCTGCGCCGTCTTCTCGAAGGCGCGCACCTGCGCCACCGCCCGCTCCCGCAGGTCGCCGGCCGCGGGCGGGCGGGCGGTGTTCCGCAGCCGCGTGACGAGCTGCAGCAGCGGCGAGGCGACCGCCACGAGCGGATTGACCCCGACGGCAAGGTCCGTGGTGCCCTCCGCGACCATGGGCGGCGGCACCGGCGGGGAGAGGGGCGCGGCACCCGCCGGTGCCGACTGCTGCGGCGGCGCGGCGGGGCGGCGGCCACCCGGTGCCGGACGGATGATCGTCCGATCGCTGTCGTCGGGCTCCGAGAACGGATTGTCGCTCATCCCTGCCTCCCGTGATCCGGACTAGCCCCGGATGGCCCAGAGCTCGAGGTTGAGATTGGGAAAATCGCCGGAGACGTGGATGCCGAAGCCGCCGGAGGACTGCATCTGCTGCCAGTGGGGCGAGTTGCCGTCGAGCTCGAAATAGGTGGCGCCCGCGTAGAAGGGCAGCTGGCGCGGCGCCACCGGCAGCGGGCGCACGGCGATGCCGGGCAGGGCCACGTTCACCAGTTCCCGGATCTGCTCCACCGCCCCGATCTTCACCTGCGGCGGGAAGAGGCGCCGCAGCGTCTCCGCCGGCACGTCCGCCTGCACGACGAGGACGAAGTTGGAGCCGCGCAGGATCCCGCGGTCCTTGAGCGGTCCCACGCGCACGTTGTGCCGCCGGTCCTCCAGCGGGATGGGCACGGCGTTCTGCTCGATGACGGAGGAGAGCGAGCGGCGCAGGTCCGCGACCACGGGCTCGAAGCTGCGCTGCAGGTCCGCGTGGCGGTAGGGCGGGTAGTTGGAAGGGCGCCGCCGCGCGTCGGTGAAGGTCGCGAGGTCGCCGGCGATCTGCACCAGCGCCGCGTAGAGGTCCGCCGGATGCACCGCGCCCGCATCCGCCCAGTGGCCGATGAGCTTCTGCGCGCGGTTCACGGATTGCAGCAGCAGGAAGTCCGACACGTCCGCCACACCGCGCCCGCCGGGCTGGGTCAGCCGCGCCGCCAGCGCCTCGCCGCGCTGGTTCAGCATCCCCGCCAGCTCGCTCAGCAGCCCCATCAGCGGCGGCGCGGCGGAGCAGAGCAGCGCCGGCGCGATCCAGCGCTCGTCCAACGTCACGCGCCGGTCCGATCCCACCTCCAGCACGCGCGCCAGGCCGATGCAGTGGTAACCCGCGCGGTTCTCCGTCTCCAGCATGTAGCGCATCCGCAGCCGCCCAACCTGCAGCTCGGCGGGCTGGGGGGAGCCGGAATGGGTGTCGTAGGCCTCGAATGGGCGCTGCAGCAGCCGCGCCTCCAGCACCGCGTCGGAGACGACCTCCACCGCGCCGTTCTGGCGGATCGGCAGGGCGAGGTAGACAACGGCGTTCCGCACGCTCTCCGCCAGGTCCAGCGGCACGGGCTGGTCGGTGTCGCCGGGGGTGGAGAAGGGCGTGCCGTCCTCGAACACGCCGCGGCCGGAGACGAGCGCGAACTGCCCGGTGGCGAGCAGGTCGCGGTTCACGACCATTTCCGTCATGCCCCAGCCATGCGGCCGCAGCGCCGCCGTGCGCTCGCGCACCAGCGTCTCCAGCCAGCGGTCCTGCTGCTGGAAATGCTGGGAACGGAGGAACATCCCCTCGTGCCAGACGACGCGGTTGGTCCAGCTCATGCTGCGAAACTCATGTCGATGTGGGGGCAGGCGCCAGGGTGACGGTGGTGCCGGAGGTGGTGAGGAGGAGACGCGTCGGCCCGCTGGGCGCGATGGGCTGGGAAACCCGCCACCTCGCCCCGTCGATCGCGCGGAAGAGCACGACGGCGCCGAGGAACTTCGCCGCCGGCTTCATCTCCCGCTCGATCGAGACGGTCTCACCGGGGCGGATGATCACCGTCTCCGACCCCACCGAGTCCGCGCCCAGCGTCGCGGCCTCGCGCTCGGTCAGCGCGAAGACGTCCGCCGCCTCGAACTTGCCCGTGCCGCCGAGGAAGAACAGGCGCACGGAGACCGGCACCGCCCTCCCCGTCCCGTCCGGGTTCTGGTCCGTCCCGCCCCGGACGGTGAGGTTGAGGACAGGCGGCGGCGGGGGCGGCGGCGCACCGCAGCGCGCCAGCAGCAGCGCGGGAAGGACCAGCAAGGGCCGGCGGTGGATCATGGGATCTCCCTGCGGGACGAGAGCTCTTCCATGGCCTGCTCGTAGGCCTTGGCGAAGCTCTTGCCGAAGACGCTATCGAAGTTGTCGGCCAGCGCGCCGCTCACCTCGGCGTGCAGGGCCTCGAAGGCCTCCCAGGCGCGGGCCTTGCGCCCGCCGGGGATGACGGAGAAGCCGCCCTTCTCCGCCCCGCGCTCCAGCGCGGCGGGGTCGAAGCGCGCCAGCAGCGCGCGCACCGCGGCCTGCATCGCCGTCACCGTCGCCAGCTCGTGCAGCCGCATGTCGCGCAGCGCGTCCGCCATCGCGGCGTCCGGCCGCATCGCGTCGCGCCGCCCGATGCCGAGCATGGCGAGGAGCGCGTCGTCGTCGCCTGCCGAGAACTTCAGCGGGTTGTTGCCGGTGGTGCGGATCATCGTCTGCTCGATCCGGAACTCGCCCTTGATGGAGGCGCGGGCGATCAGCGCCTGGCGCAGCCCGCTCACCGCCGCGCGCAGGGCCGCCCCGGCCGCCTCCAGCGTGGCTGCGGGATCCGGCACGGGCTGCTCGCCGAGGCCTGTGCCCCGCAGGAAGGCGAGGAGCAGGGCCGGGTCCGGGGTGGCCACGGGAAGCTCCGCCGCGGGCGGGCGCGGGGCGGCCGGCGGCGGAACCGGCGGCGCGACCTGCGGCGGCGGGCCTCCCTGCGACACCGGCTGGGACGATACCGGCGGGGGCGGCATCGGCGGGGCCACGGCGGGCGCGGAGACCGGGGCCGGAAATGGGGCCTGCACCGGCCGGTAGGCCTCGGGTCCGGAGGGCTCGGGCCTGTTGAGCGGGGGCGCCGATGGCCCGCCCCCCCGCTCCGGGGAAGGGCCGGCCGGCAGGTCCAGGTCCCAGTCGTCCGGGATCAGGTTGCCGCCCCCACCCCCCGGTGGCGGGCTGGCCGGGGCGTCGCCGAAGGGGTCGGGCGCGGGGCGGAAGGCGGCGTTCAGCGCCGGGGCGTGGTCCGGCTGGGTCGGCCCGTGGAAGGGCTCCTCCGCCGGCGCCAGCGGGTCGAAATCATCCGGCAGCAGCAGGCTAGGCCCGCCGATCGAGCAACCGGGGAGGCCCGGCGGGGACTCGTAGCGATCCCCGAAGGGACGCGGCGGCGGTGCGGCCTCCCCGAAGGGGTCGAGCATGTCCGGCGTGAGCCCGCCGCCGCCCTTCCTGTCGTAGATAGGGCTGTCGTAGGTGGGGGCCGGGTCATAGGTGGGGGCTGGCGCGGGATCGTAGGCCGGCTCGGCGATCCGCACCTCGATCTCGAAGGTGCCGAGGGTGATCCGGTCGCCGTCCCGCAGCATCCGGTCGCCGCCCGGCCCGATCGGGGCCGGCGCGTGGTTCACGAAGGTGCCGTTAGAGCTGGTGTCGGTCAGGTGCCAGGCGCCGGAGCGGAAGGCGATGCGGCAGTGCCGCTTGGAGAGGTGGCGCTCGGGGTCGGCCAGCACCCAGTCATTGTCCGGGCCGCGGCCGATGCTGAGCTCGCCGCCCGTCACCTCGCGCCGTTCCGGCGCGACGCTGTCGGGGCAGCGGATGACGGAAAGGGTCAGGCTCAAGGCCGCACGCGCCCCCGCCCGGCCGGGGCACGCCCGCGGGGCAGCGCCGATCCGCGATCGCTCATTCCGCCCTCCCCCGGGTCCTTCCGGCGCGACAATAAGGCCGCGGCATCGGGCAAGGCTAGTGCGGCCCCGCGCGATCGCCGGCAGGACCGTTTCGGTAGCGAAGTCGGGGCGCCCGCCCTATCCTCCGCCGGCGGCGCGGCGCCCGGGGAACCTGCCTGGGGAACCTTAACGAGAGATGGCGATGGACCAGATCCCCTCCCCCACCGTGCTCAGCACCGACGAGATGGGCCGGGTGGCGCCGCCCATCATGATGTCCGTCGGCCAGGGGGCCATCAACAATCCGGCCGACGTCTTCGTCATCCAGTCGCTGCTGAACGAGCGGCTGCCGAAGCCGCACACGCCCGTCCCCGTCACCGGGGAGGCGGATCCCGGCCTCGTGCTGGCTATCGAGGCCTACCAGGCCGTGGTGATGAACATGAACCCGCCGACCGGACAGGTCGCGCCGGGCAGCCCCACCTACTACTCCCTCGCCGCGCGCCCGCTGGTGAACGCGCCGCCGCCGCCCACCGTGCGCTACGGCCATGTCGGCATCGTGCCGCCCGACGTGCTGCAGGCCGCCACGGCGTCCCAGGCCCGCTGGCGGGTCCCGGTCTCCATCACCCTCGCGCAATGGGCGGTGGAGAGCGCCTGGGGCGCCTCCATGCCACCGGACAGCAACAACCCCTTCGGCATCAAGGCGGTCGGTTCGCAGCCCGCGGTGGAGAGCGCCACGCGCGAGGTGGTGAACGGCGCGGACCAGTTCATCCGCGCGAAGTTCCGCCGCTTCGAGAACCTCGCGGAGGCCTTCGACCACCACGGCAGGCTGCTGGCGACGAGTTCCTACTACACGGCCTCCATGCGCTTCACGCACGACCCGGAGGCCTTCGCCGACTCCCTCACCGGCGTCTACGCCACCGACCCGAAGTACGGCTACATCCTGAAATGGGTGATCAACAACTACGGCTTCCGGCGCTACGACCAGCCGGCCGCCGCGCCCTGAACCACCCCTGCCTCGGCCGCCGTGTCGCCCGCTCAGTTCCAGGGGCCGGGCGGGGGTTGGCGCCCGCCCCCCCGCGCCAACGTTCTTCCAGCGGGAACACCGGCATCGCACTCACCAAGCTGTGAGAATTGAGGAGTGCGGGATTCCAATGTCGCTTGGCCGGGCGCGCATGGCGGCCTCCTTGCCACGGCAGCGGGCGCTTCGTTATGAATCCGCTCATGGAACAGTTTCATGGGCGCCCTCTCTCGCACCGTGAAATCTTCCTGACACGTAGCGCAAGAGGCCGTGACATGTGGCAGCGGCTTGGGATGGTGCGGGGGCGGCTCTCGCGCGCAGTCCTGGCGGCGCTCGCGGGCCTCCTCCCGGCACCGCTGGCCGCGCAATCGCCCGAAAGCCTCGTCATCCCGCCTGGCGGCACGCCGATCCCGCAGATCGCGCCCGTCGTGCCGCCCGCGGTCGGGCCGGATACGGGCCGCGCGCCCATCGCACCGGCCGCCGTCCCCGCGGATGCCGGAAGCGTTCCCATCCGCGGCGTTGTCTTCGAGGGCGCGACCGTCTTCCCGACCGAGAGGCTGGCCGCCGCCGCCGGGCCGCTCACCGGTCCCTCGGTGCCCGTCGCCTCGCTGGAAGCGGCGCGCGCCGCCATCGTCTCGCTCTACCGCGAGGCCGGCTACCCCTTCGTCACGGCCGACGCGGTGGTGGGCGCCGACGGCGTGCTGCGCTTCCGCGTCACGGAAGGCCACGTGACGGAGGTGCAGCTGGACGGCGACATCGGCCCCGCCGGCACCCAGGTGCTGCGCTTCCTCAATCGCCTCATCGGGCCGCGGCCGATCGACATCGCGACGCTGGAGCGGCAGCTCCTCCTTGCGCAGGACATGCCGGGCGTCCTCATCCGCACCGTGCTGCGCCCGGCGGGGACGGAGCCCGGCGCCCTCTCCCTCGTCGCGCAGGTCTCCCGCCGCGCGGTCACGGGCTTTATCACGGGGGACAACCGCGGCTCCCGCCTCACCGGGCCGGCGCAGTTCCTCGCCGCCGCGCAGCTCAACAGCTTCACGGAGTTCGGGGAGCGCACGGAGCTCGCCCTGTTCTACGCGGACGGCGACACGCAGCTCTTCGGGCAGGTCGCGTCGGAGGCCTTCGTCGGCGGCTCCGGCCTGCGGGTGCGCCTCTATGCCGGGCGCGGCCGCGCCACGCCGAACGGGGCGCTGAACGCGCTCGGCTACCGCGGCGAATCCACGGTGGGCGGCCTCGCCGTCACCTACCCGCTGATCCGCAGCCGCTCGCAGTCGCTGAACATCGTCGGCGCCTTCGACGTGATCGAGAGCGACATCGACATCGACGACGCGAACGGGCGCAGAACCCGCTTCAGCCGGGATTCGCTGCGCGTGGCCCGCCTCGGCGGGGACTGGGCGGTCTTCGACCTGCTGGCCGGTGACACCCGGCCGGCGAGCAACTTCTTCGCGCTCCGCCTCTCCCAGGGCATCGACGGGCTCGGCGCGCGGTCCGGCGAGGGGCCGGACGCCTCGCGCGCCGGGGCGCGGGCCGACTTCACGAAGATCGGCGCCGAGCTCACGCGCACCCAGGCCCTCTTCCCGATCGGCACGCAGGCCACGGTCTCCTTCCTCGGCACCGTGGCCGGCCAGTGGACGAACGACGTGCTCCCGCCCTCCGAGAAGTTCTACCTTGGCGGCAACCGGCTCGGCCGCGGCTTCTACACGGGCGAGGTGACGGGCGACCGCGCCATCGCCGTCTCGGCCGAGTTGCAGGTCTCGACGGCCCTGGAGACGGAGCTGTTCGGCCAGGCGCTGCGCTTCGGCCCTACCGCCTACGCTTTTTACGACTATGGCAGGACCTTCGAGAACCTCTCCTCCGATCCGGACCGCCGGCTCGAATCCGTGGGCATCGGCCTGCGGACCGTGATCAATGAGCGGTTCGAGGCGGGGATCGAGGGCGTGCACCGGCTGACGCGCCGCCCTGGCGGTTCGTCCGTGCCGGCGCAGAAGGAGGACGCGCTGTTCTGGCGCTTCCTCGCCCGGTTCTGACGGGCAGGGTAAGGGGAACGGGCGCATGAACGGATCATCGGCCTTCCGCACGGCGCTGCTCTGCGGCACGGCGCTCGTCCTTCCCGTCGCGGCGCTGGCCCAGGCCCCGAACGCCAGGCCGCAGGGCGGGCAGGTGGTGGCGGGGGGCGCGACCATCGCGCAGGACGCGGCGCGCACCAGCATCGTGCAGTCCACG
This genomic window from Pararoseomonas sp. SCSIO 73927 contains:
- the tssK gene encoding type VI secretion system baseplate subunit TssK, coding for MSWTNRVVWHEGMFLRSQHFQQQDRWLETLVRERTAALRPHGWGMTEMVVNRDLLATGQFALVSGRGVFEDGTPFSTPGDTDQPVPLDLAESVRNAVVYLALPIRQNGAVEVVSDAVLEARLLQRPFEAYDTHSGSPQPAELQVGRLRMRYMLETENRAGYHCIGLARVLEVGSDRRVTLDERWIAPALLCSAAPPLMGLLSELAGMLNQRGEALAARLTQPGGRGVADVSDFLLLQSVNRAQKLIGHWADAGAVHPADLYAALVQIAGDLATFTDARRRPSNYPPYRHADLQRSFEPVVADLRRSLSSVIEQNAVPIPLEDRRHNVRVGPLKDRGILRGSNFVLVVQADVPAETLRRLFPPQVKIGAVEQIRELVNVALPGIAVRPLPVAPRQLPFYAGATYFELDGNSPHWQQMQSSGGFGIHVSGDFPNLNLELWAIRG
- the tagH gene encoding type VI secretion system-associated FHA domain protein TagH, which gives rise to MSLTLSVIRCPDSVAPERREVTGGELSIGRGPDNDWVLADPERHLSKRHCRIAFRSGAWHLTDTSSNGTFVNHAPAPIGPGGDRMLRDGDRITLGTFEIEVRIAEPAYDPAPAPTYDPAPTYDSPIYDRKGGGGLTPDMLDPFGEAAPPPRPFGDRYESPPGLPGCSIGGPSLLLPDDFDPLAPAEEPFHGPTQPDHAPALNAAFRPAPDPFGDAPASPPPGGGGGNLIPDDWDLDLPAGPSPERGGGPSAPPLNRPEPSGPEAYRPVQAPFPAPVSAPAVAPPMPPPPVSSQPVSQGGPPPQVAPPVPPPAAPRPPAAELPVATPDPALLLAFLRGTGLGEQPVPDPAATLEAAGAALRAAVSGLRQALIARASIKGEFRIEQTMIRTTGNNPLKFSAGDDDALLAMLGIGRRDAMRPDAAMADALRDMRLHELATVTAMQAAVRALLARFDPAALERGAEKGGFSVIPGGRKARAWEAFEALHAEVSGALADNFDSVFGKSFAKAYEQAMEELSSRREIP
- the tssJ gene encoding type VI secretion system lipoprotein TssJ codes for the protein MIHRRPLLVLPALLLARCGAPPPPPPPVLNLTVRGGTDQNPDGTGRAVPVSVRLFFLGGTGKFEAADVFALTEREAATLGADSVGSETVIIRPGETVSIEREMKPAAKFLGAVVLFRAIDGARWRVSQPIAPSGPTRLLLTTSGTTVTLAPAPTST
- the tssL gene encoding type VI secretion system protein TssL, long form, with the translated sequence MSDNPFSEPDDSDRTIIRPAPGGRRPAAPPQQSAPAGAAPLSPPVPPPMVAEGTTDLAVGVNPLVAVASPLLQLVTRLRNTARPPAAGDLRERAVAQVRAFEKTAQGAGIPLEQLRPAHYALCATLDDVVLATPWGGSGGWAERSIVSTFHQEVRSGERFFDLLKQMNDNPGRFLPVIELMYLCMSLGFIGKYRRAPHVPAGIEPVREETYAIIAKHRAAASAELAPHTAGVSAPYRAARMRVPLWVAGAAALAALGGLFIWTSGGLNAASDDLYARMLAAPPATMPAISRAAIVQPPPPPPPSNQPTALDRLKTFLAPEIAEGLVTVTGTAATPVIRIRNRGMFPSGSATVQANFRPVLVRIGEALKTEPGPAQVIGYTDNQPIRTVAFPSNFQLSTARARTAAAIVGEAAGDPGRLAVEGRADADPIAPNTTAEGREQNRRIEIVLQRTGG
- a CDS encoding glucosaminidase domain-containing protein, encoding MDQIPSPTVLSTDEMGRVAPPIMMSVGQGAINNPADVFVIQSLLNERLPKPHTPVPVTGEADPGLVLAIEAYQAVVMNMNPPTGQVAPGSPTYYSLAARPLVNAPPPPTVRYGHVGIVPPDVLQAATASQARWRVPVSITLAQWAVESAWGASMPPDSNNPFGIKAVGSQPAVESATREVVNGADQFIRAKFRRFENLAEAFDHHGRLLATSSYYTASMRFTHDPEAFADSLTGVYATDPKYGYILKWVINNYGFRRYDQPAAAP
- the tssM gene encoding type VI secretion system membrane subunit TssM; translation: MAFLSRFPWRWVLSFVGVALLAILVWLFGPLLSWLEDPIPRAAIILAMLLVWAVTNLLITRRRRRRDTELAVGIAAPVASARGQERAEEVAALGERLSEAMALLRKARGTRGYLYEQPWYAIIGPPGAGKTTALLNAGLKFPLAAEMGQGAVAGVGGTRMCDWWFTEEAVLIDTAGRYTTQDSNAEVDRAGWEGFLALLRRTRPRQPLNGVIVAISLSDIAAAPAEERIAHARAIRRRIKELEEKLAVRLPVYALLTKADLLAGFTEFFDDLDRERREQVWGATFTYGDGSRGSRKPAGTGPAEGFAAELRLLVERLNDRLLARLQAERSPERRALIAGFPAQVASLEQPVMGFLTEAFGGSRMDPAPMLRGVYLTSGTQEGTPIDRLAGTIARSFGIDQQRAASLRPERGRSYFLHRLLTGVIFGEAMLGSEPPQVRRRRFLVRAASFASLLLVAVLAGAWMMAGRAEGQAELDATAKALAEYEAGATRLPLDPVADADLPRLLTLLDSARKLSRPDGMPEGGIATFGLSQRAKLESGAEVVYRHALNHALLPRMIWRLEAQMRGNLTRPDFLYEASRVYLMLGNQGPLDRALVREWMAVDWRNTYPGAFNAPVLASLREHLDRLLEGPLPQVALDGELVAQARATFSRVPLAARVYSRIKPSAAAQALPPWRPSEALGAAGQSVFVRPSGQPLNAGVPGFFTLAGFHRVLLPALTGAVREVASESWVLGTNAEVNLAGPQLQQLEGAVVALYVADYAAAWDAMLQDLDVVPLRSLTQASQDLYILSSPQSPMKALLESIARQVTLSEPPPPAPGVAGAVADLANRAQGAANAAAGEASRVTAVLGGAQPGAAPALPPGTEIDRRYQALRDLVAGGAGAPIGQLLKLLNDLQQQLAKLAAAPIGNAAPATPPGPDPTLALRAEAQRQPQPIARWLLAMAGSGNVLRGGGARQQVAAAYNGAGGPAALCPVAVNGRFPFAPGSSQETPLDDFGKLFAPGGLIDGFFNTQLKPYVDTSGTVWRPQAANGVPAPVSQADVAQFQRAAAIRDLFFSGGAAAPAVRFDITPSQLDAEARQVSLDFDGTAVTYSHGPPRTTQITWPGPTRMQNVRLVFEPPPAGGTGVLSDNGPWAMFRMFNRGTLRPAGSPERFTLTYRLGDRQAVFEIRAGSVNNPFAPGLLQEFRCPRVE
- a CDS encoding ShlB/FhaC/HecB family hemolysin secretion/activation protein — its product is MWQRLGMVRGRLSRAVLAALAGLLPAPLAAQSPESLVIPPGGTPIPQIAPVVPPAVGPDTGRAPIAPAAVPADAGSVPIRGVVFEGATVFPTERLAAAAGPLTGPSVPVASLEAARAAIVSLYREAGYPFVTADAVVGADGVLRFRVTEGHVTEVQLDGDIGPAGTQVLRFLNRLIGPRPIDIATLERQLLLAQDMPGVLIRTVLRPAGTEPGALSLVAQVSRRAVTGFITGDNRGSRLTGPAQFLAAAQLNSFTEFGERTELALFYADGDTQLFGQVASEAFVGGSGLRVRLYAGRGRATPNGALNALGYRGESTVGGLAVTYPLIRSRSQSLNIVGAFDVIESDIDIDDANGRRTRFSRDSLRVARLGGDWAVFDLLAGDTRPASNFFALRLSQGIDGLGARSGEGPDASRAGARADFTKIGAELTRTQALFPIGTQATVSFLGTVAGQWTNDVLPPSEKFYLGGNRLGRGFYTGEVTGDRAIAVSAELQVSTALETELFGQALRFGPTAYAFYDYGRTFENLSSDPDRRLESVGIGLRTVINERFEAGIEGVHRLTRRPGGSSVPAQKEDALFWRFLARF